In the genome of Calothrix sp. PCC 6303, the window CGCAATTGATGCATTAGAAGAAATGCTGGAAACAACACAGACAAACATTAATTTAAAATCTAGATTACCGACTATTGAAATTATTACTGAGACTATTAATGATGATTGGGTTGTGGTTAGAATTAGAGATAATGGTTTAGGAATGAGCGAAAAAGTGCGCTCTAAATTATTCAATCCCTTCTTCACAACTAAAGACATTGGCAAAGGAACAGGCTTGGGTTTATCTATTAGTTATCAACATGTTGTGGAACTTCATGCGGGAAAGCTTGAATGTAATTCTACCCTGGGAAATGGATCTGAGTTTGTGATTTCTATCCCCTCGAAAAAAAGCTAAATAATTATCGATACTTATCTTAGTCACCGAAGAGGCAGAGGGGAAGGGGATAGGCTGTTGACTTTTCCCATCTGCGCGGAGCGTATCACTTCGTGGAAGCAAGCTACGGGCAGAGTCTCGAATAGAAGCAAAGCATGGGTAGGAGAGCTACGCCCTTGTAGGGCGCTCTAAAAGAATGCGTGAAGTTCTGCGTCTCAGTCTTCCCCCTTGCTCCATGCTCTCTTGCTTCTTTTGACCACGACTAATTCCAGGTACAATTATTTGATTTGGGAATAATTACTTTACCGATTCTACTTCCAATTATTTTCAGCTTGTTGTAAGACATAGGTGGACACAGCTTGAATTTCTTCAACTGTGAGACGGTCTTGATATGCTGACATATTATTTTTACCATTAGCAACGATTACTGATATGGCATCCACAGAATCCATATTATTTTTTCGTAATACCTTGAGTTTTAGATTTTTACCGCGCCGAATAATGTTACCACCGTTTATATGGCACCCTGCACAGTTGCTCTCAAATATTTTTGCCCCATTTGAGTTTAAGGTATCGGCTGTTACAGGCTGAACAACCGTAAATAACACCATAAACAGTATTAAAATCAATACTTGTGAGAGTTTTTTCAAGTTGTTTCTCCGAATTAAAATGATTACTTTGTTTATTTTTTAAAATCTATACCTTTTGGCAGATGTTTAAAGATTTTATATTCTTTCTCTACATCTGAAGACATAAATATTTTTAAGCTGACGATCTTTCTACCTTTCGATGTAATACATTTTATCTTCATTGAGTCATCATGAGTTCATAGGATATAGTAACTTGAAGTAGATTCAATATGGCTAACAATATCAAAGAGCAAATAAAAACTGACCTTCAGCAAGTAAAAGAAACCGGGCAATTACGGATTGAAAGAATTCGGGAAATCGTCAGATTAGCGGTTTCTGGAGTTATATCTGAACTAAAACAAGGCTCAAACGATGCTCGCTGGATCGTTAACGATGCAGTGACAGCAGTAACTGAAACTCTCCAAGAGCGTGGCGAAGAATTTAAGGAAGAAGTAACAGCTTCGATTGAAGGAGCTTTAGAAGCCGTTAATAGTAAGCGTCATGAAAATATTGCCAAAACTCAGGCTGAAGTCAAACAACTTCAATCTAAGTTAGACACAGAAGAAGCGAATATAAATCAGGAAGTAGATGAAATTTTAAGAGAAATTCAAGAAAAAGGACAAACAAAATCATCACAAGCTAAGGTCGCAATTGACTCAGCAGTGGAAAGCATCAAAAATAGTGAAGAATTCGCCCTACTACAGAAACGCTATGCCCAATTACAATCTCAGTTAGCAATAGCTAAAGCAAATCTCAGCGCACGTTATGGTGGACGCACAGAAGAGATTAACGGCTATTTGGAAGATGCAAAACAATGGTATAACAAAACCCTTCCCCAACCGGAAGTAATTGTAGAACAAGTGAAAGAAAAGCACTTACAACTTGATGAAAAATTAGCGGAAGCTGGAAGCGCTTTAGCACGGAAAGAACGCCAGATTAAACATTTGCTTCGAGATTTGTTATTGAGCGCAAGTAATATGTTTAAAGATAAAGAAGCAGATAATCAAGTTGTTGATAAAGAGCGTGAAGTAGTTCGTAAGTAAGGTAACTAACGAAGGGAACATCTCACTTTTTGAATCAATGCCCTGGAAGGGTATCGTTATACAGACAAAGCTTGCCACTCAAAGAGAAGCCCCTATCGCTTTCACGACGGCTGAGGCTTCACCAACGCTACGCGTTGGTGAAGCCTGCGCTTTGCGCTTACGTCGTTCCTCCAACCTTGGGTTCGCAAGCTACGCAATGACAATTGGACATTTTTTTACTTGGAATACTCCTAAACCAGAAGTGTTAGAATTTCACTACATTTGTGTGGGGAAAGCACCAGGTTGAACTGCTAAACTTACGCTTTGCCCGTTACGACGCAGCTCTACACTTAAGTTCTTACCGATTTGGCTATCTTCCACTATTTTTTGTAAGGCATTCGGATCACTCACTTGTTGTCCATTCAACTTAGAAATTACGTCACCAGCTTTAATTCCGGCTTTAGCAGCAGGGGAATTGGGAACAACTTTAGCCACCAAAACGCCTTTATCTTCAGTGATATTGAAACCACTATTAGGATCAGAGTTGATATTTTGCTTTAATTCTGGAGTTAATCCCACCATTTGGATTCCCAGATAGGGATGTTCAACTTTACCAGTGGAAATTAATTGAGATGCAATCCGTTGAGCGGTATTAATGGGGATGGCAAAACCGATACCTTGGGCACCTTGAATAATTGCAGTATTCATCCCGATTACCTCACCACTGGCATTTAGCAAAGGTCCTCCAGAATTACCAGGATTAATTGCGGCATCAGTTTGAATATAATTAACCCGCTTATCAGGGGCACCAATTTGGTTGCTGCTACGTCCAGTTGCACTGATAATTCCAGTAGTTACGGTATTATCTAAACCGAGGGGATTACCAATAGCGATCGCCCACTCACCAGGTTCTAATCGATCAGAATTACCCAAGCTCATCGCAGGTAAATTATTTGCCTGAATTTTGATCACAGCAACATCAGTTAATGCGTCCTTGCCCATTACTTTACCCTGGAAACTGCGTCCATCCTTGAGGGTGACACGGACAGTATCTGCACCATCAACAACGTGGGCATTTGTGAGGATTTCCCCACTACTACCATCAGCTTTGATGATGAAACCAGAACCAGTTCCTTGTTCTACACGTCTTCTTGACGGTAATTGAGACTGGGAACCAAAGAAGCGTTGGAAAAATGGATCACTAAATTCGCTAGATGCTCGTCTATTAACGGTTCGGGAAGCATCAATTCTAACTACTGCCGAACCAACATTTTTAACTACATTAGTGACATAGTTGGAATCACTTGGAGCAACTAGGGGTGCAGCTTTGGCAGAACCAACGGCAATATTGGCAATTTGCTGTTGATTTTGAGCTATGTAACCACCTGCAAAGGTCATCCCAGAACCCACTAATAGTAGCGATAGATTCATCGCTTTTTTCCGCCAGGGTTTGGGCTGTTGTGAAGAATTTTTAGATAAATTATCGTGACTATCTTTGTTTAACATTTGCAATAAACTGGTATTTCTATAGTTATCTTCAGTTTAGACAGTGGTTGTGGAGATATTGTTGCAATTACATGGCATCTGTGTGAATAAACCTTGGTGGTGAAAAGAAGCAAGGGGGCAGGGAGTAGGGGGAGTAGGGGAGTAGGGGAGTAGGGGAGTAGGGGAGTAGGGGAGTAGGGGAGTAGGGGAGTAGGGGGAGTAGGGGAGCAGGGGGAGTAGGGGAGTAGGGGGAGCAGGGGGAGCAGGGGGAGTAAGGGGGAGCAGGGGAGAGAAGTTCTCTCAGATTCCGCATTCTTTTAGAGCGTCCTGCAAGGGTGGGCTTGTCTAGGAAAGGCAAACGGGACTTGTGTGTATACCGTAGCTGCCTTTTCGTTGAAAGCAAACTATAAGGCTTTTCTATTTTTATAGTTACTCGAATTTATTCAAAATCTGGTGCTGTTACAGAAATTGAAACCAAAAAATATAGCTACTATTGGACAAAATTAGGTCTCACAGCTTGGGTATGCTCCAATTTTGCTGCCAAATCTGTCCAATTTTCTTGTTCAATCAAATCCTTTAATTCGTCTAAATTGTGACGATAGACTTCTAGTGACTTCAATAAAGCTTCTCGGTTGTATTTTGCCATCATCACCCCTAGTTCTGGATTTCCACCACCAACACGGCTGGTATCTCTAAAGCCAGAACTGGCGAGATTTTGAGCTAATTTTAATACTTGTGGTTCCGCTTCATCCGTACAGGCAGCAATTAGGGAAGAGCTTACCATGACTGGTAAATGGGAAATCCAACTGACGGCGCGATCGTGTTCTTGGGGAGTACAGTGGTAAATAGTAGCACTAAGTTCTTTGAGCAACTCTTCCAATAAAACTACGGCAGAATTGGGGGTGGTTGGGGTTGGTGTCAATACATAGGGTTTTTGGACAAATAGGTTACTTAATGCTGCTTCTACGCCACTATCAGCAGTTCCAGCCATGGGATGTCCCCCAACAAAGTTGTGCCACAGGGGGCTAATGGCTTCAACAATTGGTGTTTTGACAGAACCAACGTCAGTGACAATAGTATTTGCAGGTAAAACCGTGATTAGCTGCTGCATTGTGGGAATAATAAGTCCGATAGGTGTACAAATAAAAACCACTTCAGCAGTAGCAAGGAGGCTTAAGTCTGTAGAGGCTTGATCTACACAACCGAGGGTGACAGCTTTTTGACAGGTTGATTCTCGACGACTAACACCGACAACGGTATGATGATGCGATCGCATATCCAAACCAAGGGAACCACCAATTAATCCCAACCCTACAATTCCGATTTTCATTAGTTCTATCTATAACTATTAGCTTCTTAATAACAATATTATTTCTACGTTCATGACCAACTCTGCAAGTTATCAACACAAGAGGTATTGCGAATGAAGGTGGAGGAATTCCTCGAAAAATATGCTGCCGGGGTGCGTCATTTTAGCGGTATTGACCTTTCAGAAAGCAATCTCAGTGGTGCCAAACTCGACGATATCAATCTGAGTCAAGCCAACTTAAACGTGGTTAATCTCAGCGGTGCTAGCCTGATTTCTGCCAATTTAATGTTTGCTAAGTTGAATGTCGCCAGACTCAGTGGTGTCCATCTTACCAATGCCAATCTAAAGGGTGCTAGCCTAAATGTCACAAATTTGGTTCGGGCTGATTTAAGTCATGCTGAACTTTCCAAAGCTTCCCTAGTTCGCTCGGAGTTGATTCGTGCTAACCTCAGTCGCGCTACTTTAATTGCTGCCAATCTCAAAAATGCCGATTTGCGAGAAGCAACACTGCGTCAAGCAAATCTCCGTCAAGCGAATTTGAGTGAGGTAAATTTAAAAGGCAGTTTGTTAACTGGGGCTAATCTAGAACAAGCGAATCTGAGCAAAACTGATCTTTCTCGCACCGATTTAAGTGGTGCCAATCTCCGCGATACTGAACTCAAACAATCAAATCTCAGTCGGGCAAACCTGAGTGGGGCAAATTTAGCTGGGGCAAATCTTCGCTGGGCAAATTTAACTGGAGCAAATCTTCGCTGGGCTGATTTAACTGGAGCAAAATTAAGCGGTGCTGATCTAACTGGGGCAAATCTTAGTAATGCCAACCTCAGTAATTGTACTTTGGTTCATGCAAATTTGCATCAAGCTAGATTAATCAAAACCGAATGGGTTGGTGCAGATTTAAGTGGGGCAAGCTTAACTGGAGCAAAGTTATATGGTACTTCTCGATTTGGCTTAAAGGCAGATGGTATTACTTGTGAATGGTTGGATCTTAGTCCGATGGGTGACTCTTCAATTATCAAGTATTTCACCTCTCAAGACTCGCGGGAATTCTTTAACGAAACACCCCCAAATATCCGTATTATCGTTGATAGACCGTTAGATCATGAAGCGAATTATGCTATGGCAGCAGCTTATTTTCAGATTTCTCAACAATATCGGCTACTCAAACAACCTCCCAGTACAGAAATTGGTAGAAGACGAACAGTTTTAACTTTTCGCATTGACAGTGATGAAGGATTATTACCAACCGCTTGTGGTACTCTTTTACCTTTTGAAGATGCACCTAATATTCGGAAAAATTTGCGTACTGCTGTGGAAATGCTCAAAAGTGAAGATACCTGTAATGACGGTAGCATTCCCTTTTTTCGGATTCAAAAATTTAGCCAACTTCTCGATGAAGCTTTAAACAGAATCGATGAAATCAGACAAATCGATAAGATTCTCGAGTTACCTAGTCGCATGGCTTTTTTCCAAGCACCAACCCAAATAATATTGACTAATTCTAGCGCTCAAGAGCTAATTATTCACGATCATCCCAACTTTGGTAAAAAACTAAGTAATCGTTCTGAGGATGAAATTAACACATACAATGAGTTGCAAGAGATTGAGTCAATACCATTTTCGGTAAGTGAAGTCATTGGCTTTATTAAGGGTTTTCACTATTAGCAAATTAACCTTTGATAAATTCTTGAGCTTGTTTGAACAAAAATTCCAATTCTTCTCGACTATTTGCCTTGAGGGAAAGTTTGCTACCGTCAGCTTTTTCTAGGTTAATTTCTAGGGGTTGATTGCCGAAGCGATCGCTTAAGAACCCAAATAGCTTTTTAATGTTCTCTGGATTCACTTCTGCCATCAATAAACCGGTTAGAAAGCTGGCAAATGCTCTACTTCCCACGGGGACTGCTGAACCTGTCATCCTACCAACTGTTTTCACTGTCGCAAAATCAGCAATTCCGGCTTGTAGTTCCTCTATTTGCTGTTCTCGCTGTTGATCTGCTAAATCTGGATCTGTAAAAGCAAGTGTTAGTTTTACTGAAGATGTATCAATCATTGTTCTGACTCAGGTAAATTCCTGAATTTTAAGATGTACACTTATTTACATCAGTTCCATACCGTTGCTTTCCGGAAAACGAAAAAGAGCCACTGCGTCGGTTGGGTTGCCGACTTGTAGCATGTGGCATGGTTTTAGAGGGATCTACGACGATTTTGATTTTGTAACAAAGATGTTTAAACAATTAGTCTTTTTAACTCTTCAATTTTCTCCTGTGTCAGCCTATATATTTCTGGTTGAGATTTACCAACAATATGACCTTGAATATAACTAACGCCTAATTTTTTTAGCAAACGTAAGCTGACTGGTGAATTTTCATCAATTCCTTCAACTATGACACTTGCAGGATTCAGATTATTAACTCCAACCATTTCATGGACAAACTTAATAATGACATGACAAGGTTCGTGATGTAGAATTTCGCGGTCAATTTTGACATGGGACGGATTTAATCCTGCTAACCGCGATACTGACGCATAACCAACGCCAAAATCATCGATAGCAAACCGAATATTCAGCTTTTGGACATATTGAACTAAACATTTTTTAAATGAGCTTAGGGGGTTATCCAGACGTATTCCATTTTCAAATTGAGGTAGTTCTGATTTCTCTGATATTTCCAGGATTAAATTTCGTGGTGCGATCGCATCTTCCTGGATGAGTTGATTCAACGTCTCAAAATACTCTTTTCTGATCAGAGTTTCCGGGTAGACATTTACTGATAAAGGTACGATATCATTTGGTCGGCGTTGTCTTTGATCTCTTGCTTGACGGTAACTTTGGACAGCAGTTATCAAAAAATATTGATCCAATTTGAGAATATAATTTGAACCCCATAGTTCGGCAGCTTTAAATAGTTCAGAAGGAGAACTAAGGCTTTCTGGATTTCTGGCTAAAGCTTCCCAACCACTTATAAATATGTCATCACGACCTAAATGCAAAACTGGTTCAAAATAAATTACCATTTGCTGTAAGCGTTGGCAAAATAGTTTGAGCCTGCGTTCATATAAAGATGAAGAAACAAATCCAAAACTCTGTTTTAATTCGTCTATAATTGCCGCTTCAATTAACAATGGTTCTAATATTTTATTTTGGATTGCCTGATAAAAGCTGGAAATTATCTTGCCGTAGATATCTGTATAAAAATAACTATTGTTTGGTAAGCCAAAAATCAGCATCACTTCAGGATTAGGTAGCTGTTTAACTGGCAATATAACTATATTATTTGGTGAAATATTTTCTAACTGTTGATGGCGAATGTAATTACCACAGTAAGCTGGATTGAACACAGAATTTAAAGCCAAGTCTGGAATTAGCTTAGATACTAGTTCCTCAATGGATAAATTTTTGTCCAAATCTAATGTAGAGTCACATTTACTAAACAAATGCCAGTTATTATGCTCATCGCAACTGAGAACGCAGACAAATTCTGCATTCGATATATGTCGAATCGTTTCTAATATATTCTTTGATTGATTTGAATGATTATCTACTAAGTCAAGATCCTTCATCAGCTGTTGAATAAAAGGCTCGTAAGATTCGAGCGAATTATGTAAATAGCTGTTTTTTTGCTGCGTTAGATTATTTTGAGAAAAATCCTCGGTTATTTCTAAGCTAATTGCAGAAGGATTTATTTGATTTTCAGGTTTTTGAGGTGTTGGAAATTGATTCATAACTGGTGATAGAGCCAGTTCAATTGTATACCATTTATCAATTTTTAGATAAAGTTATGAACTTGATGACTACTGACTATTTAATTTGCAAAATTGAACAGGAGAATTAAATCGACTTAAATATATTTAAAATCGATAGTTATAGAGTAACCTTTCAGGGAACTAAATTAAAGGAAATATAATTTTACGTTTTTTCAAGGCAGTTAAGCGTCAAAATTATAGTCCTTTGTTTCCTTTTTCGAGACAAAAAGCTTTCTGATAGCAAACGGTTGAGCTAACTGATGAGAAACTAGCCTTTACTGAGAGCTTGAAATAGGGAACGGAGAGAGAGGGATTCGAACCCTCGTTGAGGTTTCCCCCAAACAGACTTTCCAGGTCTGCGCCTTAAACCACTCGGCCATCTCTCCAGATGTCACAAGTTTTCACTATAC includes:
- a CDS encoding c-type cytochrome is translated as MVLFTVVQPVTADTLNSNGAKIFESNCAGCHINGGNIIRRGKNLKLKVLRKNNMDSVDAISVIVANGKNNMSAYQDRLTVEEIQAVSTYVLQQAENNWK
- a CDS encoding HhoA/HhoB/HtrA family serine endopeptidase; translated protein: MLNKDSHDNLSKNSSQQPKPWRKKAMNLSLLLVGSGMTFAGGYIAQNQQQIANIAVGSAKAAPLVAPSDSNYVTNVVKNVGSAVVRIDASRTVNRRASSEFSDPFFQRFFGSQSQLPSRRRVEQGTGSGFIIKADGSSGEILTNAHVVDGADTVRVTLKDGRSFQGKVMGKDALTDVAVIKIQANNLPAMSLGNSDRLEPGEWAIAIGNPLGLDNTVTTGIISATGRSSNQIGAPDKRVNYIQTDAAINPGNSGGPLLNASGEVIGMNTAIIQGAQGIGFAIPINTAQRIASQLISTGKVEHPYLGIQMVGLTPELKQNINSDPNSGFNITEDKGVLVAKVVPNSPAAKAGIKAGDVISKLNGQQVSDPNALQKIVEDSQIGKNLSVELRRNGQSVSLAVQPGAFPTQM
- a CDS encoding prephenate/arogenate dehydrogenase; this translates as MKIGIVGLGLIGGSLGLDMRSHHHTVVGVSRRESTCQKAVTLGCVDQASTDLSLLATAEVVFICTPIGLIIPTMQQLITVLPANTIVTDVGSVKTPIVEAISPLWHNFVGGHPMAGTADSGVEAALSNLFVQKPYVLTPTPTTPNSAVVLLEELLKELSATIYHCTPQEHDRAVSWISHLPVMVSSSLIAACTDEAEPQVLKLAQNLASSGFRDTSRVGGGNPELGVMMAKYNREALLKSLEVYRHNLDELKDLIEQENWTDLAAKLEHTQAVRPNFVQ
- a CDS encoding pentapeptide repeat-containing protein; its protein translation is MKVEEFLEKYAAGVRHFSGIDLSESNLSGAKLDDINLSQANLNVVNLSGASLISANLMFAKLNVARLSGVHLTNANLKGASLNVTNLVRADLSHAELSKASLVRSELIRANLSRATLIAANLKNADLREATLRQANLRQANLSEVNLKGSLLTGANLEQANLSKTDLSRTDLSGANLRDTELKQSNLSRANLSGANLAGANLRWANLTGANLRWADLTGAKLSGADLTGANLSNANLSNCTLVHANLHQARLIKTEWVGADLSGASLTGAKLYGTSRFGLKADGITCEWLDLSPMGDSSIIKYFTSQDSREFFNETPPNIRIIVDRPLDHEANYAMAAAYFQISQQYRLLKQPPSTEIGRRRTVLTFRIDSDEGLLPTACGTLLPFEDAPNIRKNLRTAVEMLKSEDTCNDGSIPFFRIQKFSQLLDEALNRIDEIRQIDKILELPSRMAFFQAPTQIILTNSSAQELIIHDHPNFGKKLSNRSEDEINTYNELQEIESIPFSVSEVIGFIKGFHY
- a CDS encoding EAL domain-containing protein — encoded protein: MNQFPTPQKPENQINPSAISLEITEDFSQNNLTQQKNSYLHNSLESYEPFIQQLMKDLDLVDNHSNQSKNILETIRHISNAEFVCVLSCDEHNNWHLFSKCDSTLDLDKNLSIEELVSKLIPDLALNSVFNPAYCGNYIRHQQLENISPNNIVILPVKQLPNPEVMLIFGLPNNSYFYTDIYGKIISSFYQAIQNKILEPLLIEAAIIDELKQSFGFVSSSLYERRLKLFCQRLQQMVIYFEPVLHLGRDDIFISGWEALARNPESLSSPSELFKAAELWGSNYILKLDQYFLITAVQSYRQARDQRQRRPNDIVPLSVNVYPETLIRKEYFETLNQLIQEDAIAPRNLILEISEKSELPQFENGIRLDNPLSSFKKCLVQYVQKLNIRFAIDDFGVGYASVSRLAGLNPSHVKIDREILHHEPCHVIIKFVHEMVGVNNLNPASVIVEGIDENSPVSLRLLKKLGVSYIQGHIVGKSQPEIYRLTQEKIEELKRLIV